A window from Salvia miltiorrhiza cultivar Shanhuang (shh) chromosome 2, IMPLAD_Smil_shh, whole genome shotgun sequence encodes these proteins:
- the LOC131007755 gene encoding golgin candidate 5 isoform X1, which translates to MAWFSGKVSLGNLDFAGAVNKLSESVKNIEKNFDSALGLEEKSDADAAAAAAASDSEASGLWPSASDRKALFEPIIGLMGQRGDEDTVESSEMSDTLDHTSSIKEKQVEDDNSVNQASEVIPGGEEVKEELRNAEVETGSEEDIKDTSGEVKENAASDHSEAEVVSPPTPVEASEQKSEEVQHTESTSNLQEEERLEEILPTSSETVQPGSTDDPQEEKGSEEISSTLLESLQPESVSPGDTVGASTSLSNIDDATSLSKSIDDEDAKRQDVEDVLPAQRQDASPQGPAESRETHVSDIPVSTVEAEDSSTDNLPGLQYNEVEASKAASDLATPLNDAVSDSVELKQHLEKDTNVKERMSSASNSSNIADSVAEHEKVMKEMKMMEAALHGAARQAQAKADEIARLMNENEQLKTVIDELKRKTNEAEIESLREEYHQRVAVLERKVYALTRERDTLRREQNKKSDAAALLKEKDEIINQVMAEGEQLSKKQAAQEGHIRKLRAQIRELEEEKKGFLTKLQVEENTVESLKRDKAATETLLQETVEKHQVELAAQKEYYTNALTAAKEAVTLAEARANTEARTELESRLREAEERESMLVQTLEGLRQTLTRTEQQAVFREDMLRKDIEDLQKRYQASERRCEELITQVPDSTRPLLRQIEAMQETATRRAEAWAAVERSLNSRLQEAEATAAAAEEKERSISERLTQTLSRINVLEAQISCLRAEQTQLTRSLEKERHKAAEHRQEYLALKEEADTNESRAYQLEEELKELRRKHKEELHDALMHQELLQQELEREKAARLDQERAARVQSSTVPDQVPIVRQKSAAFDSGNLTRKISSASSLSSMEESFFLQTTLGSSETFSENRSAGDGAMSPYYMKSVTSSTFEAALRQKEGELASYASRLASLESIRDSLAEELVKLTAECEKLRTEAATLPGVRAELEALRRRHSAALELMGERDEELEELRADIVDLKEMYREQVNLLVNKIHILSSSMAAS; encoded by the exons CATCAGGTCTATGGCCTTCAGCTTCTGACAGGAAGGCATTGTTCGAACCTATCATTGGGTTGATGGGTCAGAGAGGTGATGAAGATACTGTCGAGTCATCAGAAATGTCTGATACCTTAGATCATACATCCTCTATCAAGGAGAAACAAGTTGAGGATGACAATTCAGTTAATCAAGCGAGTGAAGTAATTCCTGGAGGAGAAGAAGTAAAGGAAGAATTAAGAAATGCAGAAGTGGAAACGGGATCTGAAGAGGATATAAAGGATACCAGTGGTGAGGTAAAAGAGAATGCTGCTTCTGACCACAGTGAAGCTGAAGTGGTTTCACCTCCAACTCCTGTTGAAGCTTCTGAACAAAAATCTGAAGAGGTTCAGCATACAGAATCTACAAGCAACCTTCAAGAGGAGGAGAGGTTAGAagaaatacttcctacatcgtCAGAGACTGTGCAACCTGGATCCACTGACGATCCTCAGGAGGAGAAGGGATCAGAAGAAATATCTTCTACATTGTTGGAGTCACTGCAACCAGAATCCGTAAGTCCTGGAGATACAGTAGGAGCTAGTACTTCTCTTTCTAATATTGATGATGCTACTAGTTTGTCTAAGAGCATAGATGATGAAGATGCCAAAAGACAAGATGTTGAAGATGTTTTGCCAGCCCAAAGACAGGATGCTTCTCCTCAAGGCCCAGCTGAAAGCAGAGAAACACATGTCTCAGATATTCCTGTTAGCACCGTAGAAGCAGAAGATAGTTCTACCGACAATCTTCCTGGTTTACAATATAACGAGGTGGAAGCTTCAAAAGCAGCCTCAGATTTGGCCACACCTCTGAATGATGCTGTCTCAGATTCAGTTGAACTCAAGCAGCACTTGGAAAAAGATACTAATGTAAAGGAACGGATGAGTTCTGCAAGCAACTCTTCTAATATTGCAGATTCTGTGGCTGAACATGAGAAAGTGATGAAGGAAATGAAAATGATGGAAGCTGCATTGCATGGGGCTGCTAGACAAGCTCAG GCCAAGGCTGATGAAATTGCAAGGTTGATGAATGAAAACGAGCAGCTAAAAACTGTAATTGATGAATTGAAG AGAAAAACAAATGAAGCTGAAATTGAATCTCTACGAGAGGAGTATCATCAAAGGGTGGCAGTACTTGAGAGAAAG GTTTATGCTCTCACTAGGGAAAGAGATACACTGCGTAGAGAACAAAATAAGAAAAGTGATGCTGCAGCTCTCCTGAAAGAAAAGGATGAAATAATCAACCAAGTGATGGCCGAAg GTGAACAGCTCTCGAAAAAGCAAGCTGCTCAGGAAGGTCATATTAGAAAGTTAAGGGCACAG ATCAGAGAGCTTGAGGAAGAGAAGAAAGGATTTCTTACGAAGCTACAG GTTGAAGAGAATACAGTAGAGAGCTTAAAAAGAGACAAGGCAGCAACTGAAACTTTACTCCAAGAAACTGTAGAAAAACATCAAGTTGAACTTGCAGCTCAAAAAGAATACTACACAAATGCTCTGACTGCAGCAAAAGAAGCTGTAACATTAGCAGAGGCACGCGCAAATACTGAAGCGAGAACTGAACTAGAAAGTCGTCTAAGAGAGGCTGAGGAGCGTGAAAGTATGCTAGTTCAAACTCTCGAAGGATTAAGGCAAACACTGACCAGAACGGAACAGCAG GCAGTTTTTAGAGAAGATATGCTTCGTAAGGATATTGAAGATCTTCAAAAACGATATCAA GCGAGTGAACGTAGGTGCGAGGAGTTAATAACACAAGTTCCCGACTCTACCCGACCTCTTTTAAGGCAGATTGAAGCAATGCAG GAAACAGCCACCAGAAGGGCTGAAGCTTGGGCTGCTGTAGAGAGATCTCTAAACTCACGGCTTCAG GAAGCAGAGGCAACTGCTGCTGCCGCAGAGGAAAAGGAGCGCTCTATCAGTGAACGTTTAACTCAAACTTTATCTCGAATAAACGTTCTTGAAGCTCAG ATATCATGCCTTAGAGCTGAGCAGACACAGCTGACAAGATCTCTTGAAAAGGAGAGACATAAAGCAGCTGAACATAGGCAGGAATATCTTGCTTTGAAGGAGGAAGCTGACACCAATGAAAGTCGTGCATATCAGCTTGAAGAAGAACTGAAGGAACTAAGGAGAAAACATAAGGAGGAGTTGCATGATGCACTGATGCATCAAGAGCTTCTTCAACAG GAACTAGAGCGAGAAAAGGCTGCTCGACTGGATCAGGAAAGGGCTGCCCGTGTTCAGTCTTCTACTGTACCTGATCAAGTTCCTATAGTTAGGCAGAAGTCAGCTGCATTTGATAGTG GCAACTTGACTCGTAAGATTTCGAGTGCTAGCAGCTTGAGCAGTATGGAAGAAAGTTTTTTCTTGCAGACAACTTTGGGCTCATCTGAAACCTTTTCTGAAAATAGAAGTGCCGGGGATGGTGCGATGAGTCCATATTATATGAAGAGTGTGACATCTAGCACTTTTGAAGCTGCCCTTCGTCAAAAGGAGGGAGAGCTTGCATCTTATGCTTCAAGATTG GCTTCTTTGGAATCCATTCGTGACTCACTTGCAGAGGAATTAGTCAAACTGACAGCAGAG TGTGAAAAGTTACGGACAGAAGCTGCTACACTACCAGGAGTACGAGCAGAATTAGAAGCACTTAGAAGGAGACACTCAGCTGCACTGGAGTTGATGGGGGAACGTGATGAAGAG TTGGAAGAACTCCGTGCCGATATTGTTGATCTGAAGGAGATGTACAGAGAGCAAGTAAACTTGCTAGTGAATAAG ATTCACATACTAAGTTCATCAATGGCTGCTTCATGA
- the LOC131007755 gene encoding golgin candidate 5 isoform X2 — protein MAWFSGKVSLGNLDFAGAVNKLSESVKNIEKNFDSALGLEEKSDADAAAAAAASDSEASDRKALFEPIIGLMGQRGDEDTVESSEMSDTLDHTSSIKEKQVEDDNSVNQASEVIPGGEEVKEELRNAEVETGSEEDIKDTSGEVKENAASDHSEAEVVSPPTPVEASEQKSEEVQHTESTSNLQEEERLEEILPTSSETVQPGSTDDPQEEKGSEEISSTLLESLQPESVSPGDTVGASTSLSNIDDATSLSKSIDDEDAKRQDVEDVLPAQRQDASPQGPAESRETHVSDIPVSTVEAEDSSTDNLPGLQYNEVEASKAASDLATPLNDAVSDSVELKQHLEKDTNVKERMSSASNSSNIADSVAEHEKVMKEMKMMEAALHGAARQAQAKADEIARLMNENEQLKTVIDELKRKTNEAEIESLREEYHQRVAVLERKVYALTRERDTLRREQNKKSDAAALLKEKDEIINQVMAEGEQLSKKQAAQEGHIRKLRAQIRELEEEKKGFLTKLQVEENTVESLKRDKAATETLLQETVEKHQVELAAQKEYYTNALTAAKEAVTLAEARANTEARTELESRLREAEERESMLVQTLEGLRQTLTRTEQQAVFREDMLRKDIEDLQKRYQASERRCEELITQVPDSTRPLLRQIEAMQETATRRAEAWAAVERSLNSRLQEAEATAAAAEEKERSISERLTQTLSRINVLEAQISCLRAEQTQLTRSLEKERHKAAEHRQEYLALKEEADTNESRAYQLEEELKELRRKHKEELHDALMHQELLQQELEREKAARLDQERAARVQSSTVPDQVPIVRQKSAAFDSGNLTRKISSASSLSSMEESFFLQTTLGSSETFSENRSAGDGAMSPYYMKSVTSSTFEAALRQKEGELASYASRLASLESIRDSLAEELVKLTAECEKLRTEAATLPGVRAELEALRRRHSAALELMGERDEELEELRADIVDLKEMYREQVNLLVNKIHILSSSMAAS, from the exons CTTCTGACAGGAAGGCATTGTTCGAACCTATCATTGGGTTGATGGGTCAGAGAGGTGATGAAGATACTGTCGAGTCATCAGAAATGTCTGATACCTTAGATCATACATCCTCTATCAAGGAGAAACAAGTTGAGGATGACAATTCAGTTAATCAAGCGAGTGAAGTAATTCCTGGAGGAGAAGAAGTAAAGGAAGAATTAAGAAATGCAGAAGTGGAAACGGGATCTGAAGAGGATATAAAGGATACCAGTGGTGAGGTAAAAGAGAATGCTGCTTCTGACCACAGTGAAGCTGAAGTGGTTTCACCTCCAACTCCTGTTGAAGCTTCTGAACAAAAATCTGAAGAGGTTCAGCATACAGAATCTACAAGCAACCTTCAAGAGGAGGAGAGGTTAGAagaaatacttcctacatcgtCAGAGACTGTGCAACCTGGATCCACTGACGATCCTCAGGAGGAGAAGGGATCAGAAGAAATATCTTCTACATTGTTGGAGTCACTGCAACCAGAATCCGTAAGTCCTGGAGATACAGTAGGAGCTAGTACTTCTCTTTCTAATATTGATGATGCTACTAGTTTGTCTAAGAGCATAGATGATGAAGATGCCAAAAGACAAGATGTTGAAGATGTTTTGCCAGCCCAAAGACAGGATGCTTCTCCTCAAGGCCCAGCTGAAAGCAGAGAAACACATGTCTCAGATATTCCTGTTAGCACCGTAGAAGCAGAAGATAGTTCTACCGACAATCTTCCTGGTTTACAATATAACGAGGTGGAAGCTTCAAAAGCAGCCTCAGATTTGGCCACACCTCTGAATGATGCTGTCTCAGATTCAGTTGAACTCAAGCAGCACTTGGAAAAAGATACTAATGTAAAGGAACGGATGAGTTCTGCAAGCAACTCTTCTAATATTGCAGATTCTGTGGCTGAACATGAGAAAGTGATGAAGGAAATGAAAATGATGGAAGCTGCATTGCATGGGGCTGCTAGACAAGCTCAG GCCAAGGCTGATGAAATTGCAAGGTTGATGAATGAAAACGAGCAGCTAAAAACTGTAATTGATGAATTGAAG AGAAAAACAAATGAAGCTGAAATTGAATCTCTACGAGAGGAGTATCATCAAAGGGTGGCAGTACTTGAGAGAAAG GTTTATGCTCTCACTAGGGAAAGAGATACACTGCGTAGAGAACAAAATAAGAAAAGTGATGCTGCAGCTCTCCTGAAAGAAAAGGATGAAATAATCAACCAAGTGATGGCCGAAg GTGAACAGCTCTCGAAAAAGCAAGCTGCTCAGGAAGGTCATATTAGAAAGTTAAGGGCACAG ATCAGAGAGCTTGAGGAAGAGAAGAAAGGATTTCTTACGAAGCTACAG GTTGAAGAGAATACAGTAGAGAGCTTAAAAAGAGACAAGGCAGCAACTGAAACTTTACTCCAAGAAACTGTAGAAAAACATCAAGTTGAACTTGCAGCTCAAAAAGAATACTACACAAATGCTCTGACTGCAGCAAAAGAAGCTGTAACATTAGCAGAGGCACGCGCAAATACTGAAGCGAGAACTGAACTAGAAAGTCGTCTAAGAGAGGCTGAGGAGCGTGAAAGTATGCTAGTTCAAACTCTCGAAGGATTAAGGCAAACACTGACCAGAACGGAACAGCAG GCAGTTTTTAGAGAAGATATGCTTCGTAAGGATATTGAAGATCTTCAAAAACGATATCAA GCGAGTGAACGTAGGTGCGAGGAGTTAATAACACAAGTTCCCGACTCTACCCGACCTCTTTTAAGGCAGATTGAAGCAATGCAG GAAACAGCCACCAGAAGGGCTGAAGCTTGGGCTGCTGTAGAGAGATCTCTAAACTCACGGCTTCAG GAAGCAGAGGCAACTGCTGCTGCCGCAGAGGAAAAGGAGCGCTCTATCAGTGAACGTTTAACTCAAACTTTATCTCGAATAAACGTTCTTGAAGCTCAG ATATCATGCCTTAGAGCTGAGCAGACACAGCTGACAAGATCTCTTGAAAAGGAGAGACATAAAGCAGCTGAACATAGGCAGGAATATCTTGCTTTGAAGGAGGAAGCTGACACCAATGAAAGTCGTGCATATCAGCTTGAAGAAGAACTGAAGGAACTAAGGAGAAAACATAAGGAGGAGTTGCATGATGCACTGATGCATCAAGAGCTTCTTCAACAG GAACTAGAGCGAGAAAAGGCTGCTCGACTGGATCAGGAAAGGGCTGCCCGTGTTCAGTCTTCTACTGTACCTGATCAAGTTCCTATAGTTAGGCAGAAGTCAGCTGCATTTGATAGTG GCAACTTGACTCGTAAGATTTCGAGTGCTAGCAGCTTGAGCAGTATGGAAGAAAGTTTTTTCTTGCAGACAACTTTGGGCTCATCTGAAACCTTTTCTGAAAATAGAAGTGCCGGGGATGGTGCGATGAGTCCATATTATATGAAGAGTGTGACATCTAGCACTTTTGAAGCTGCCCTTCGTCAAAAGGAGGGAGAGCTTGCATCTTATGCTTCAAGATTG GCTTCTTTGGAATCCATTCGTGACTCACTTGCAGAGGAATTAGTCAAACTGACAGCAGAG TGTGAAAAGTTACGGACAGAAGCTGCTACACTACCAGGAGTACGAGCAGAATTAGAAGCACTTAGAAGGAGACACTCAGCTGCACTGGAGTTGATGGGGGAACGTGATGAAGAG TTGGAAGAACTCCGTGCCGATATTGTTGATCTGAAGGAGATGTACAGAGAGCAAGTAAACTTGCTAGTGAATAAG ATTCACATACTAAGTTCATCAATGGCTGCTTCATGA
- the LOC131007755 gene encoding golgin candidate 5 isoform X3: MAWFSGKVSLGNLDFAGAVNKLSESVKNIEKNFDSALGLEEKSDADAAAAAAASDSEASGLWPSASDRKALFEPIIGLMGQRGDEDTVESSEMSDTLDHTSSIKEKQVEDDNSVNQASEVIPGGEEVKEELRNAEVETGSEEDIKDTSGEVKENAASDHSEAEVVSPPTPVEASEQKSEEVQHTESTSNLQEEERLEEILPTSSETVQPGSTDDPQEEKGSEEISSTLLESLQPESVSPGDTVGASTSLSNIDDATSLSKSIDDEDAKRQDVEDVLPAQRQDASPQGPAESRETHVSDIPVSTVEAEDSSTDNLPGLQYNEVEASKAASDLATPLNDAVSDSVELKQHLEKDTNVKERMSSASNSSNIADSVAEHEKVMKEMKMMEAALHGAARQAQAKADEIARLMNENEQLKTVIDELKRKTNEAEIESLREEYHQRVAVLERKVYALTRERDTLRREQNKKSDAAALLKEKDEIINQVMAEGEQLSKKQAAQEGHIRKLRAQIRELEEEKKGFLTKLQVEENTVESLKRDKAATETLLQETVEKHQVELAAQKEYYTNALTAAKEAVTLAEARANTEARTELESRLREAEERESMLVQTLEGLRQTLTRTEQQAVFREDMLRKDIEDLQKRYQASERRCEELITQVPDSTRPLLRQIEAMQETATRRAEAWAAVERSLNSRLQEAEATAAAAEEKERSISERLTQTLSRINVLEAQISCLRAEQTQLTRSLEKERHKAAEHRQEYLALKEEADTNESRAYQLEEELKELRRKHKEELHDALMHQELLQQELEREKAARLDQERAARVQSSTVPDQVPIVRQKSAAFDSGNLTRKISSASSLSSMEESFFLQTTLGSSETFSENRSAGDGAMSPYYMKSVTSSTFEAALRQKEGELASYASRLVWSGFFGIHS; the protein is encoded by the exons CATCAGGTCTATGGCCTTCAGCTTCTGACAGGAAGGCATTGTTCGAACCTATCATTGGGTTGATGGGTCAGAGAGGTGATGAAGATACTGTCGAGTCATCAGAAATGTCTGATACCTTAGATCATACATCCTCTATCAAGGAGAAACAAGTTGAGGATGACAATTCAGTTAATCAAGCGAGTGAAGTAATTCCTGGAGGAGAAGAAGTAAAGGAAGAATTAAGAAATGCAGAAGTGGAAACGGGATCTGAAGAGGATATAAAGGATACCAGTGGTGAGGTAAAAGAGAATGCTGCTTCTGACCACAGTGAAGCTGAAGTGGTTTCACCTCCAACTCCTGTTGAAGCTTCTGAACAAAAATCTGAAGAGGTTCAGCATACAGAATCTACAAGCAACCTTCAAGAGGAGGAGAGGTTAGAagaaatacttcctacatcgtCAGAGACTGTGCAACCTGGATCCACTGACGATCCTCAGGAGGAGAAGGGATCAGAAGAAATATCTTCTACATTGTTGGAGTCACTGCAACCAGAATCCGTAAGTCCTGGAGATACAGTAGGAGCTAGTACTTCTCTTTCTAATATTGATGATGCTACTAGTTTGTCTAAGAGCATAGATGATGAAGATGCCAAAAGACAAGATGTTGAAGATGTTTTGCCAGCCCAAAGACAGGATGCTTCTCCTCAAGGCCCAGCTGAAAGCAGAGAAACACATGTCTCAGATATTCCTGTTAGCACCGTAGAAGCAGAAGATAGTTCTACCGACAATCTTCCTGGTTTACAATATAACGAGGTGGAAGCTTCAAAAGCAGCCTCAGATTTGGCCACACCTCTGAATGATGCTGTCTCAGATTCAGTTGAACTCAAGCAGCACTTGGAAAAAGATACTAATGTAAAGGAACGGATGAGTTCTGCAAGCAACTCTTCTAATATTGCAGATTCTGTGGCTGAACATGAGAAAGTGATGAAGGAAATGAAAATGATGGAAGCTGCATTGCATGGGGCTGCTAGACAAGCTCAG GCCAAGGCTGATGAAATTGCAAGGTTGATGAATGAAAACGAGCAGCTAAAAACTGTAATTGATGAATTGAAG AGAAAAACAAATGAAGCTGAAATTGAATCTCTACGAGAGGAGTATCATCAAAGGGTGGCAGTACTTGAGAGAAAG GTTTATGCTCTCACTAGGGAAAGAGATACACTGCGTAGAGAACAAAATAAGAAAAGTGATGCTGCAGCTCTCCTGAAAGAAAAGGATGAAATAATCAACCAAGTGATGGCCGAAg GTGAACAGCTCTCGAAAAAGCAAGCTGCTCAGGAAGGTCATATTAGAAAGTTAAGGGCACAG ATCAGAGAGCTTGAGGAAGAGAAGAAAGGATTTCTTACGAAGCTACAG GTTGAAGAGAATACAGTAGAGAGCTTAAAAAGAGACAAGGCAGCAACTGAAACTTTACTCCAAGAAACTGTAGAAAAACATCAAGTTGAACTTGCAGCTCAAAAAGAATACTACACAAATGCTCTGACTGCAGCAAAAGAAGCTGTAACATTAGCAGAGGCACGCGCAAATACTGAAGCGAGAACTGAACTAGAAAGTCGTCTAAGAGAGGCTGAGGAGCGTGAAAGTATGCTAGTTCAAACTCTCGAAGGATTAAGGCAAACACTGACCAGAACGGAACAGCAG GCAGTTTTTAGAGAAGATATGCTTCGTAAGGATATTGAAGATCTTCAAAAACGATATCAA GCGAGTGAACGTAGGTGCGAGGAGTTAATAACACAAGTTCCCGACTCTACCCGACCTCTTTTAAGGCAGATTGAAGCAATGCAG GAAACAGCCACCAGAAGGGCTGAAGCTTGGGCTGCTGTAGAGAGATCTCTAAACTCACGGCTTCAG GAAGCAGAGGCAACTGCTGCTGCCGCAGAGGAAAAGGAGCGCTCTATCAGTGAACGTTTAACTCAAACTTTATCTCGAATAAACGTTCTTGAAGCTCAG ATATCATGCCTTAGAGCTGAGCAGACACAGCTGACAAGATCTCTTGAAAAGGAGAGACATAAAGCAGCTGAACATAGGCAGGAATATCTTGCTTTGAAGGAGGAAGCTGACACCAATGAAAGTCGTGCATATCAGCTTGAAGAAGAACTGAAGGAACTAAGGAGAAAACATAAGGAGGAGTTGCATGATGCACTGATGCATCAAGAGCTTCTTCAACAG GAACTAGAGCGAGAAAAGGCTGCTCGACTGGATCAGGAAAGGGCTGCCCGTGTTCAGTCTTCTACTGTACCTGATCAAGTTCCTATAGTTAGGCAGAAGTCAGCTGCATTTGATAGTG GCAACTTGACTCGTAAGATTTCGAGTGCTAGCAGCTTGAGCAGTATGGAAGAAAGTTTTTTCTTGCAGACAACTTTGGGCTCATCTGAAACCTTTTCTGAAAATAGAAGTGCCGGGGATGGTGCGATGAGTCCATATTATATGAAGAGTGTGACATCTAGCACTTTTGAAGCTGCCCTTCGTCAAAAGGAGGGAGAGCTTGCATCTTATGCTTCAAGATTGGTATGGAGCG GCTTCTTTGGAATCCATTCGTGA